TTCTCCTAGCTGTCTTCTTCAAAGTTACACAGCCATATGTagctattggaaatattattgtATTGACTAGtctgcatttgattgggagactataTTCCTGCTGCTATTAAATTATATTTGGCCAAATCTAGGATGCAACTCCTCAGCTGCCTTGGTGTTTGGGGATAATTAACAAACTTCTTGTTCTTGGATTAGCTccagcttcctcccccccccccttaaaatggGTTTTATGAGAGCAAAAAACATGGTTCGTCAGAGACTGGAGGATATTGAGCTGCAGAAAGAGGCCGCTCATTTGCCTGGTCCATATGGGTCATTAAGGGTCTGGGCAGGTTTTTCCTCTCCACCATATTTGAGATCTATTAAAGTgggctgtcaagttggtgttgactcctggtgaccacggagccctgtagtttttctttcatagaatataggaggggtttacgacATCTATTACCTTCTCTAAACCTCATTGGGCCCTTTCTAGAGCTTATTTTAATGCTTTCCCATCAACTCTGCTCAGTGGGAGGTTTCAACATCTACCTATGGAAGCTCGGCTTTATCCTGTAGTTCTGGGAAAATTGAAACTCTTGCTCACATTTCATTGCATTCTAGTTTTTATTGGGATTgttattttaacttttaattatCCGCAATTTTAACTTGTGGATAATGATCCTACTCTTTCCTTCACTGTAGCAAAATTCTGCTATGTAGCCTTCAGGACGTGTAGCTCCTTGATTGATTCAAAGAAGAGCTCAGATTGTTTGGGACTGTTATGATGATATTTGGTATTGTTCCAACTGATATTGTTTGATATCTGTTTTCCTGTTATTGCAGTCTTTGGTTCTATTATTGGCCcatgaccgtaaataaaatttaCTTTGGGAGCTGGAAGAGGATTGTGTACCTTCCTCCTACTTCTCCAGGTTCCACATTCCAAGACCTGCACAGAAAGGTACTCAGAGGCAATGAGAAGAAAGCAAATGCGTAAAACACTAATATTCACCAATCTATTTGCACCAGTTATTATGCAGACTTATTCATAACAGAGGCACAAAAACTATTCTATGAACACTGGGCCCTAATTCCCAGTGTAACGAGGAGAAAGAAGGAATCACAGAAGGCTTTATATTTTACAAACTGATGCTGGTTCTCAGGCTTGTCTGCAGTTTCATATGTATAATTTCAACACTATAAGGGTTTGCTGATGTGCCGTGTGGAGTGTCTTCTGTTCCCCAAGACTTTATGtgctttctccccagtgtgagttctatgGTGTTTAGTGAGATTTCCACctgtgctgaagctcttcccacactccaagcatttatatggtttctccccagtgtgggttctatggtgtatagtaagatgtccactctggctgaagctttttccacagtccaagcacttatatggtttctcctcTGAGTCCCGTGGTTCTGTGTGAGTTCTGTGGTGTAAAGAAAGTTGTcgactctggctgaagctcttcccacactcaaagcatttatgtggtttctccccagtgtgagttctgTGGTGTAAGGAAAGatttccactctggctgaagcgctttccacactccaagcattcatatggtttctcccctgtgtgggttctatgatgacTAGTTAGAGCTCcgcttgtgctgaagctcttcccacactccaagcatttatatggtttctccccagtgtgggttctatggtgtatagtaagatgtccactctggctgaagctttttccacagtccaaacacttatatggtttctcctcTGAGTCCCGTGGTTCTGTGTGAGTTCTGTGGTGTAAAGAAAGTTGTCTACTCTCGCTGAAggtcttcccacactccaagcatttatgtggtttctccccagtgtgagttctgTGGTGTAAGGAAAGATTTCCATTCTGGctgaagcgctttccacactccaagcattcatatggtttctccccagtgtgggttctatggtgatTAGTGAGATTTCCACctgtgctgaagctcttcccacactccaagcatttatatggcttctcccctgtgtggattctatggtgtGAAGTAAGAGATGTTCTGTggtggaagctctttccacactccaagcatttatgtggtttcttcccagtgtgggttctgtagTGTGAAGTAAGTTCTCcatttgtgctgaagctctttccacactcaaagcattcatatggtttctcccctgtgtgggttctgtggtgtaatgtaagagaatcactcctgctgaagctctttccacactccaagcatttatgtggcttTTCCCCTGTGTGCATTCTGAGATGGATAGTAAGATATCCacgctgactgaagctctttccacactccaagcattgatgTGGCTTTTCCCCTGTGTGCATTCTGAGATGGATAATAAGTTGCCCACGctgaatgaagctctttccacactccaagcattgatgTAGCTTTTCCCTTGTGTGCATTCTGCAATGCATAGTAAGAtatccactctgactgaagctctttccacactccaagcatttatatggtttctcccctttgtGCGTTCTGTGGTGTAATGCAAGAGAatcactcctgctgaagctctttccacactccaagcattgatatggATTTTCCCCATTGTGCATTCTGAGATGGGCAGTGAGATCTCTgttccgactgaagctctttccacacttcatgcatttatatggtttctcccctgtgtggattctgtaGTGGTAAGTAAGATAATACTTGCtgcggaagctctttccacatttcatgcatttatatggtttctctccagtatgggtacTTTGATGACTAGTTAGAGCTCCGCTTGTgccgaagctctttccacactccaaacattgatGTATCTTTTCCCCATTGTGCATTCTGAGATGGGCAGTGAGATCTCTGttccaactgaagctctttccacactttatgcatttatatggtttctcccctgtgtggattctgtaGTGGTAAGTAAGATAATACTTGCtgcggaagctctttccacatttcatgcatttatatggtttctccccagtatgggtaCTTTGATGACTAGTTAGAGCTCCGCTTGTgccgaagctctttccacactccaaacattgatGTAGCTTTCCCCCAGTGTGCATTCTGAGATGTCTAGTAAGATATGCACTCtgacggaagctctttccacactccaagcatttacatggtttctcccctgtgtggattctgtaGTGGTAAGTAAGATAATAC
The genomic region above belongs to Hemicordylus capensis ecotype Gifberg chromosome 16, rHemCap1.1.pri, whole genome shotgun sequence and contains:
- the LOC128338523 gene encoding zinc finger protein 91-like — its product is MHAKKKPYKCLECGKRFNIKGHLTVHNRTHTGEKPYKCLECGKSFSRSDYLTIHQRTHTGEKPYKCLECGKSFSQSANLTTHLRLHTGGKPHQCFECGRSFSRSDSLTIHQRTHTGEKPYKCMKCGKSFCSKYYLTYHYRIHTGEKPCKCLECGKSFRQSAYLTRHLRMHTGGKLHQCLECGKSFGTSGALTSHQSTHTGEKPYKCMKCGKSFRSKYYLTYHYRIHTGEKPYKCIKCGKSFSWNRDLTAHLRMHNGEKIHQCLECGKSFGTSGALTSHQSTHTGEKPYKCMKCGKSFRSKYYLTYHYRIHTGEKPYKCMKCGKSFSRNRDLTAHLRMHNGENPYQCLECGKSFSRSDSLALHHRTHKGEKPYKCLECGKSFSQSGYLTMHCRMHTREKLHQCLECGKSFIQRGQLIIHLRMHTGEKPHQCLECGKSFSQRGYLTIHLRMHTGEKPHKCLECGKSFSRSDSLTLHHRTHTGEKPYECFECGKSFSTNGELTSHYRTHTGKKPHKCLECGKSFHHRTSLTSHHRIHTGEKPYKCLECGKSFSTGGNLTNHHRTHTGEKPYECLECGKRFSQNGNLSLHHRTHTGEKPHKCLECGKTFSESRQLSLHHRTHTEPRDSEEKPYKCLDCGKSFSQSGHLTIHHRTHTGEKPYKCLECGKSFSTSGALTSHHRTHTGEKPYECLECGKRFSQSGNLSLHHRTHTGEKPHKCFECGKSFSQSRQLSLHHRTHTEPRDSEEKPYKCLDCGKSFSQSGHLTIHHRTHTGEKPYKCLECGKSFSTGGNLTKHHRTHTGEKAHKVLGNRRHSTRHISKPL